The Alkalibacter rhizosphaerae genomic sequence TGTTCGGAAGAAAATCGAAAAAGAAGAAATAATGAGTTGATGACGAGGAAACCTCTGGTTTCCTCTCAACTTGTGTAAGGGGGAAATGAAACGCATGCTGACGATTAACATGCTGGAAGAAACGGAACGTTGGACCGTAGCTTTGAATGGAGAAGTGGATATTTATACAGTAGACATGCTCAAGGAAAAGTTGGAAGCGGTCAAAGATGTAGAAGGAAAAGAGATCGTATTTGATCTGAAGAAGCTGGACTATATCGACAGTACGGGCTTAGGCGCCATCATTGGCGTAAAGGGAAAGAATCCTAAAGCATCCATCCGGGTGATCAACATGAAGTCCAATGTGGCACGATTGTTTGAGATTACTGGATTGGACAAGATTTTTGCAACAGAGTAACCAGTGGAGGGAAATATATGGAAATGCAAAAAATGGAAGAACAAGTGAAAATTTCATTAACGTTGCCTGGGGTACCGGAATATGTCAGCGTTGCCCGTTTGACACTGTCCGGCGTTGCCAGCCGCATGGGGTTCAACGTGGATGCCATCGAAGATTTGAAAGTCGCAGTCAGTGAAGCCTGCACCAATGCCATGAAGCATGGCTGCCTGGTGCCTAAGGATCAATACCATGTTGATTACATTGTATCTGACAAGACGTTGATCATCGATGTATGCGACAAGGGGCGAGGTTTCATGGTTTCGGACATCGGGGAACCGGATCTGGGAAATCCCAGGGAAAACGGATTGGGGTTGTACATCATCCGCACCTTGATGGATGAAGTGGAAGTCACCAGCTCCAACGAAAAAGGCACCGTTGTTCGCATGATCAAACAGTTAGAGGAGTAATCTATGGGCAAGGACGTTACGACAAAAAACGACGAAAAGAAGCTACTAAAGAAAAAATACACCGAAGGATTGTTTGAACGATACATTGCCACGAAAGACGTCGAGATTCGAAATGAAATATTCAAAGAATTCATGTACATTCCCGAGATCCTATCAAAAAAGTATATCAACAAGGGAGTGGACTATGAAGATATTTTTCAAGTGGCCAGTTTAGGACTTATTTACGCCATTGAGCGGTACGATCCCTCAAAAGGGTATGAGTTTTCCAGTTTTGCCACACCGACCATATTGGGGGAGATCAAGAAATATTTTAGGGACAAGGAGTGGATCATCAAAGTACCAAGAAGGATCCAGGAGCTTTCCCGTAAAATAAACATGTCCAAAGACCATCTTCAACACAAATTGATGCGGCCGCCGACCATACGGGACATCGCAGAATACCTGGAGGTTTCGGAAGAAGAAGTGATCGAAGCCATGGAAGGAAGCTACGCATATTCTCCAACGTCTCTCGATGTTCGAATCAGCAATTCCAAAGATGAAAACGATCTGTCTCTCTTTGAAGTGTTGGGTATGGAAGACCAGAACATTTCCGAAGTGGAAGACAAGGACCTGATCAAAAATATATTTGCGGAAATGGACGAATACGACCGCAAGATCATCATCGACCGATACTACAACAACAAAAGCCAAAGTGATATTGCCAGCGAGCTGGGGGTTTCTCAAATGACCATATCCCGTCTGGAAAAGAAAATCATCAAAAAATTGCGGGATCGCATCAGTTATTGACGGACCTTCTTGTTTTTGTGTGGAAAAAACGCTGAAAATATTATAAAATAGTCCTATCAAACGATTTTCTGTGCAATTGTATGGATATGTATACAAAAATTACAATGAGCGAGGGGGAGCAACAATGAAAACGTATCCAACCGGCAGTATCAGAAACGTAGCAATCCTGGGGCATAGCGGCAGTGGAAAGACCACGTTGACGGAAGCCATGGCCTTTAACGCAGGGATCATTGACCGTATGGGAAAGGTGGAAGACGGATCGACCATTTCCGATTACGACAATGAGGAAATCAAACGAATGATCTCCATCAATGCCACTACCGTACCCATGGAATATGGCGGACACAAAATCAACGTGCTGGATGTTCCCGGCTATTTTGACTTTTTTGGAGAAGCAGTGAGTACCCTTCGGGTCAGCGATGCTGCTGTGCTGGTTTTGGATGCCTTGTCTGGAATTGAAGTGGGAACGGAAAAAGACTGGGAAATGATCGAAAACGAAAACATCCCTGCCATTCTGGTCATCAACAAGATGGACCGGGAAAATGTACGATTTGAAAAAATCATGAACGACCTGAAAGAAAAGTTTGGCAACAAGGTGGTTCCTTTTGAGTTGCCTTTTGGAGAAGGACTGGACTTTAATGGCGTCATCAATGTTGTGGACATGAAAGGGCGAGAACGACGGGGAGACCGATGCTTCGACATGGCGGTACCGGATGAATTGCAAGCGGAATTGGAGCCCTACCGGGAAATGATCATGGAGTCCGTGGCCCAAACCGATGAAGACCTGATGGAGAAATATTTTGCCGGGGAAGAATTGACCAATGCAGAGATCCATGCCGGTTTGCGCAAAGGTGTTTTAGAAGGAGAACTCATCCCCGTGTTGTGTAGTTCCGGAAGCAAAAACATCGGAGTGGAAACGCTGATGAGCATGATCATCGAATACTTCCCGTCTCCGGCGGACCTGCTGGGAGAACCCTTTACCCGACCAAACGGAGGAGATTCCGATGTACGAAAATACGACAGCGCGGCACCAGTGGCCCTTCAGGTATTCAAGACCATTGCAGACCCCTACGTGGGCCGATTGTCCCTGTTCAAAGTCATATCCGGAACGTTAACGACAGGCATGGAATTATTGAATACAACGAAAAATAAAAAAGAAAAGATCAATCATATTTATTTGCTTCGGGGCAAAAAACAGGTGGAAGTGGAGAACCTGCAGGCAGGCGATATCGGTGCCCTGTCCAAGTTGTCCGACACCACCACGGGAGATACCCTGTGCGATCCGAAGGATCCCTTGGAGTTTCGACCGCTGGTTTTCCCGAAACCGGTCATCGCCATGGGCGTGGAACCAAAATCCAAAGGGGACGAGGACAAGATCGGAAATGGTTTTGCCAGACTCCAGGAAGAAGACCAGACCCTGCATGTTGAGCGAAATTCGGAAACGAAGCAGACCCTGATCTCCGGCTTGGGCGAGATGCACATCGAGATCATGTGCGAAAAGCTGAAAAGCAAGTTCGGCATCGAAGTCATGCTGGAAGAACCCAAGATTCCTTATCGGGAAACCATCAAGAAAAAAGCAACGGCAGAAGGAAAACACAAGAAGCAATCCGGTGGTAGAGGCCAGTTCGGTCACGTGCACATCGATTTTGAACCCGTCGGCGACCCAAATGTGGATTTTGAGTTTGTGGACAAGGTGGTAGGCGGCGCCGTTCCAAGAAACTTTATTCCTGCAGTTGAAAAAGGGTTGCAGGATTGCATCAAGGAGGGCGTTCTGGCAAAATATCCGGTGGTTGGACTCAGGGCCACCCTGTTTGACGGATCCTTCCATGCTGTGGATTCTGACGAAATGTCCTTTAGAATGGCGGCCAATCTTGCCTACAAAAAAGGAATGAAGGAAGCCAACCCTGTTATCCTGGAACCCATTTACAAAGTGGAGATCGTGGTGCCGGAAGATTACATGGGAGACATCATGGGAGATTTGAACAAGAAGCGGGGACGCATCTTGGGAATGGAGCCCATGGAAGGCGGAAAGCAAAAGATCCTGGCGGAAGCTCCTTTTGCCGAAATGTTCAAGTATGCAACGGAACTAAGGTCCATGACCCAGGCCAGGGGAGATTTTTCCATGGAGTTTGCCCGCTATGAAGAATTGCCTGGATCCTTGGCGGAAAAAGTGATCGCAAAAGCGGAAGAAGAGAACAATCACTAAGGAGCCGAACACCCTGACGGACATACCTCGCCCGCCAGGGTGTTTTTGTACAAATCATGAACGATGGCCGCATCTCCAACAGGATGCGGTCTTTTTGCTTTACTTTTTTGGGGGATGTGATACAATGAAGTTGACAAAAAGAACCGTCCCTATTGACAATTTGAGCGGAAAGGGTTGTGTTGCATGGCGAGAATTCCGAGAAAAGAATGCAAAAGTAGATATTATCACATCCTGGTGGAAGGCCGAACGGACAAGGATATTTTTGCGGATCCCAGCGACAAGGAAAAAATGCTGGAGATCATGGAGCGGGTATTGGAAGAAAGCAACGTATCCGTATATGCCTACTGCATCATGGACAACCATGCCCACTTTATTGTTCAGGAAGGGGAAGGGGACATTTCCCGATTCATGAAGAGGATCAACGGATCTTATGCAGTATATTACAATCGCAAGTACGGAGAGCGAGGACAGGTTTTTTACGACCGGTTCAAAAGCGAAAACATCCGGGACATGGAACATCTTATGCGGGTGATGCGTTTCATCCACAACAATCCGGTCAACAGCGGTTCTGTCCCCAAGCAACGGGATTATCCATGGAGCAGCTACCGGCAGTATGTATTGTCGATCCAACGATCGTCCCTATTGAAGAAAGAACATATTCTGGTCTGGTTTTCCCGGGATCAGAAGGTGGCCATGGACAAATTCGTGGTATTCATGCAGGAGAAGAGCAACGACATCTATTTGGACCTGGAAGAAAGCATTGAAAAGACGGTACAAGGCATGATTCGAAAATACTTGACAAAAAACCATCTTCAGTTGGAGGAACTTGGGTATAAAGAAAATGTATTGCATCGAGATCGATTGATCCAACTGGTCAGGGAGGTCGGCGGGTTTTCCATCCGGAAGATCGCTGATTTGCTGCAACTGAATCGAGGTACGGTGTACAACGTGTTGTCCCGGTCCAACAAACCGGGGGAGGAAAGGAATGATTGAAGTGCTGTGCGACAACTGCAAAGAACGACAAGCCACCATTCATATCACCAAAATAATCAACGGACAAAAAAAAGAACATCATTTGTGCGACCAATGCACTTCTTTGGATAAATTGGGGAAGGAAGCATTTGATTATACAGGGTTCATTTCCGATGTTGCAAACGACGGCAAAAGAAATCCGTCCAAAGAGCAACCGGGGGAACGGACATGCAGTCGATGCGGAATGACCTATGAATTTTTTCGAAAGCATGGAAAATTTGGTTGTGGAGAGTGCTACGACGCCTTTGAACCAATGATCGTTCCCATGATCCGACGGATGCACGGCAAAGACCGGCATATCGGCAAAGTGATCAAAAACGGCGATCGAATGTTCCAGCGAAAGCGGGAACTGGAAGTCCTTCAGGCAAAATTGGACGAGGCAGTGGAAAAGGAAGAATATGAAATGGCGGCCCAATATCGGGACCAGATCAAAGCACTGGTCAGCCAGACGGAAGAAGTAGAGGACTGAGAAGGAGGACGAGACCATGGGATCATGGAAGAATGAGGACAAGGAGCGGGACATCGTCATCAGCAGCAGGGTGCGGCTCGCTCGAAACATCAAAGACATGCCTTTTCCGGTATTGCTTCCGGAAAACCGGGCCCGACATTTGACCAAGACCATCGAGGAATGTTTGAATTCCAACGAAGGGTTGGCAACGACTTTCAAGAAATTTGACCTGTCGGAGCTGAAAAACAATGAAAAGCGGGTCTTGGTGGAAAAACACCTGATCAGCCGGGAATTGGGGACCCACTGGGGAGCTGCCGTATTTATCAACGACGGGGAAGATTTGAGCATCATGGTCAACGAAGAAGATCATATTCGGATCCAGTGCATTTTGGACGGGTTTCAATTATACAACACCTATGAGCAGGCAGACAAAATGGACGACGTCCTGGAAGGATGCATGGAATTTTCCTTTCACGAGCGATTTGGTTATCTGACTTCCTGTCCCACCAATGCAGGAACGGGAATGCGGGCTTCCGTCATGCTCCACTTGCCGTCCATGACACTGAACAACCAGATCCACTCCATGATGATGACATTATCCAAATTTGGATTGACCATTCGAGGGATCCATGGAGAGGGTACCCAGGCCTTGGGTGATCTTTATCAGATCTCCAATCAAAACACCATGGGAGTTACAGAGCATGAGATCATCGATACCCTTCATGATGTAGCCAGGGAGATCATTAAAAAAGAAAGAGATCTGCGTTATGACATCTTGCAAAACAATCGGATCTATTTGGAAGACAAGATTTATCGGGCCTACGGGATCTTATCCAATGCCAGGTCCATCAATTCGGAAGAGAGCATGAAGCTTTTGTCTTTGGTACGTCTGGGAGCAGATCTGGAACTGTTGGATCAAAAGCTGTCGGTGATCAATCGGCTCTTGCTGGACATCCAGCCGGGGATCTTGGCCAGTACCTATGGAGAAGCCATGAACGACATGGAAAGAGACCGGGTGCGGGCGGAACACATACGAAGAGAGTTAATGGAAAAAACAATAGAAGAATAGGAGGAAGTGACATGGCCATATTTGGACGATTTACAGAAAAGGCACAAAAGGTATTGATGCTCTCCCAAGAGGAGGCCAAAAAACTAAACCACAATTATATCGGTTCGGAACATTTGCTGCTGGGTCTGATCCAGGAAGGAGAAGGTATTGCAGCTGTTGCTCTGAAGAACCTGGGAGTCCAATACGAGAAAGCATCCATGCAGATCGAGACCCTTTTGGGACGTGGCGAAGATCAGGTAGAGGAGATCATAGGATACACCCCGCGCACCAAGAAGATTTTGGAGTTAAGTCTGATGGAGGCTAGGGCCCTCAATCAAAGCTATATCGGAACGGAGCATATCCTACTGGGATTGGTTCGGGAAGGGGAAGGGATCGGTGCAAAAATACTCAGCGATCTGGGATTGGATTTTGAAAAGATCCGGGAAGAGATCGTGAAGCTGATGAACACATCCAGCAACCAGGCCCCCAAAGCCCAACAGGCAAAAAACAGCAACACGAAAAATTTGGACAAATACGGAAGAGATTTGACCGCCATGGCCGATGAAGGTCGACTGGACCCGGTCATCGGACGAGACAAGGAGATCCAGAGGGTGATCCAAATCTTGAGCAGGCGGACAAAAAACAATCCGGTCCTCATAGGGGAACCCGGCGTTGGTAAAACTGCGGTGGCGGAAGGCTTGGCTCAAAAGATCGCTTCGGGAGACATACCGGAAAATCTGAAAGACAAAAGAGTGGTCTCCCTGGATCTGTCATCCATGGTCGCCGGGGCAAAATATCGGGGAGAATTTGAAGATCGCCTGAAAAACACTATGGAAGAGATTCTGGAGGACGGCAACATCCTTTTGTTCATCGACGAAATGCATACCATCATCGGTGCAGGAGCTGCAGAAGGGGCCATCGATGCATCCAATATCATGAAACCGGCTTTGGCCAGGGGAGAATTGCAGGCTATAGGAGCCACCACCCTGGATGAATACCGAAAACACGTGGAAAAGGATGCAGCCTTGGAACGGCGTTTTCAGCCGGTGGACGTTGGTGAACCCACCAAGGAAGAAGCGGTGGAGATCCTTCGAGGTCTACGGGATCGATACGAAGCCCATCACAAAGTGACCATCACCGACGAAGCCCTGGAGGCGGCGGTGGAATTATCGGATCGCTACATCAACGACCGATATTTGCCGGACAAGGCCATCGATCTTATCGATGAAGCGGCATCCAGGATCCGCCTCAACATGTTGACGGCTCCGCCGGACATCAAGGAATTGGAAGAGCAGATCGAGAGATACCAGCAGGAAAAGGAAGAAGCGGTAGCAGCTCAGGATTATGAAAAAGCCGCCCAGATCCGGGATTTGGAAAACAAGGCGAAAAACAAGCTGGAAGAAGTGACCATGAATTGGAAAAATAAAAACAACATAGGGGCTGCAGGAGAAGTTGTCGCAGACGACATCGCACAAATCGTATCCATTTGGACCGGAGTTCCGGTGAAAAAACTGGCCCAGGAAGAATCGGAAAAACTGTTGAACATGGAGGAGGTCCTCCACAAGCGGGTCGTAGGGCAGGATGAAGCGGTGAAAGCCGTGTCTAAAGCCATCAGAAGGGCCAGAGTAGGGTTGAAAGACCCCAAGAGGCCCATAGGTTCCTTCGTGTTCTTGGGACCGACTGGTGTAGGAAAAACTGAGCTGAGCAAGGCTCTGGCGCAAATCATGTTTGGCGATGAAGACAACATGATCCGCATCGACATGTCGGAATATATGGAAAAACATGCCGTGTCCCGTCTGATTGGATCCCCTCCGGGATATGTGGGGTATGATGAAGGCGGACAATTGACGGAAAAGGTGAGACGAAAGCCCTACTCGGTCATTTTACTGGATGAGATCGAGAAAGCGCACCCGGACGTATTCAATATTTTGCTGCAGATCCTGGAAGACGGTCGATTGACCGACGGCAAAGGGAGAACGGTGGATTTTAAAAATACCGTCGTCATCATGACATCCAATGTAGGGGCTCATACCATCAAAAAAGGAAAGACATTGGGCTTTTCCGCATCACAGACCCAGAATCAGGATGAATACGACAAAATGAAAGAAAACATTTTAGAGGAATTGCGACGAACCTTCCGTCCGGAGTTCATCAACCGGTTGGATGAAGTGATCGTATTCCACCAGCTGGACGACAAGCATATCGGGGACATCATTGAGATCCTTTTGGAACAGTTGTCCAAACGATTGAAAGATTTGGAGATCGACTTGTCATTCACCGATGAAGTCAAGCATTATTTGGCTGAAAAAGGAACCAATTTGGAATATGGGGCAAGACCCTTGCGCCGTACCATCCAGAAGGAAGTAGAAGACCGATTGTCCGAGGAATTGCTTCTGGGCACGGTCATCAAAGGTCAATCCATCGAAGTGGCACTTGAAGATGGGAAGCTGACGTTTTATAATAAGTAGTAGACAACGGCTCCGGTTGTACCGGAGCCGTATTTTTTTAGGAGGGATCTCATGTCCACCAAGGACCGCATCGCATCGATTTTAGAACAAGATCCGGGGAAAGTGATCTCCGGCGCTGCATTGGCGAGAGAATTGAAGATCAGCAGGACGGCTGTCTGGAAACACATGCAGGTCTTGATGGAGGAAGGTTATCCCGTCAAGGCTGTTCCCAATAAAGGGTATGTGTTGGAAGAGACCACAGATCGCCTGTCGGAGGCCTTGATCCGAAATCGTCTGAAGTGTCCGTCCTTTTCCAGGATCGTCCACGTTCATAAAAGCCTGGACTCCACCAACGAGACGGGAAAGATGCTGGCCAGGGACGGGGAAGCTCATGGTACCTTGGTGGTGGCGGACGAGCAGGTCCAGGGTAAGGGACGTCGGGGGAAAACCTTTTTTTCTCCTTCCGGCAAAGGGATCTATATGAGTATCCTGCTTCGGCCGGATATTGTGCCGGAAGAAGCCCTTCATTTGACCATACAGGCAGCCGTTGCCGTAACCGATGTACTGGAGGAGCTGTTTCCGGCAGACGAGAGGTCTGCCATACAAATAAAGTGGGTCAACGATGTGTACATACATGAACGGAAAGTGGCGGGGATCTTGACGGAGGCGGCCATGGAAATGGAAAGCGGCAAGATGGACTATGTTGTCGTCGGCATTGGCGTCAATGTGGTGGGTGAGATCTCGGACCTGCCGGAATCCATTCGTTCCACGGCAGGTTTCCTGTCTGAGCATCTCCGCAAGGTTCCCTCCAGAAATGAATTGATCGCAGCCATCGCCAATCGACTGGAGGAGCTGATCACCAATGAAGAATTCACAAGGACCATCCAGCGTTATGCGGCAAAAAGCTATCTGACGGGGAAAACCGTCCAACTCATGCAAAACGGTGGGATCCGCAGGGGAATTGTTGCCGGTATCGATGAAAAGGGCCGGTTGGTGATGAATTATGAAGACGGGTCCAGAGGGGTGGTACACTCCGGTGAGGTGGAACTGCTCAAAGATGGAAAAGTCAACAAGTAAACTTTAGGTAAACATTGCGGATTTTGGTTGAAGAGAGATCCCAAAATGGTTAGAATGATATAAACGCTACAACAAGGGAGTTTGACCATGCAAGCTGGATTGATTTTATTGATGGCATCGCCGTATACGGCCTATTTGCCGCTGATCTACATGAGCCTTCAGTGGTGGAAGGATCGTAAAGAAGGACCATGGAGCGGGATCCATAAAAGTCTCGCTCTTTTATGCGTGTTTTCTTTTTTGGCCGCCGCCATCAACCAAAGCTTGCCTTCTTTTATAGGAAGCCTGGGGCTCTTGTTTTTAGTGGGAGCCTCATGGCGCGTCCAGCAAACCATTCAGGATGAAAACAGAGCCCATGAGGTACTGGTAGCCATCTGGCAGGTCGGAATGGTCACCGGCATACTGGGGTTGGTGGAAAAAGCCTTGTCCTATATGGTGGACATGACATGGGTGGGAAGCTGGTTTTGGAGTCCCAACTTCATCCCCAGTGCGGAAAACTACCGCATCTATGCAACCTATGGAAATCCCAATGTGACCGGTATGGTGTTTGGTTGGCTCCTGCTGGTCTCCGTTTACCTTTGGGATACGGAACTGGGAAAAAAAAGTCGATATTTGTTGGGAATCATGGTTTTTGGCACCGCCGTCATTGCAACAGGATCAAAAGGAGCCACCGTGGCCATGCTGGCTGCATTGGTGGTTTATGGCATTTTATCGAAGAACAAGACCCTTCGGCGGATCTTGCTGCTGTCTTTTGCCGCCGTTGTCGTGTTGGCCCTCCTCAGTCCGGAGATCAACCACAAGGTCCACAGCAAAAGGGTGGACTGGTGGATCGAAAGCTTTGCATTTATTTTTCAGCGTCCATGGACCGGTTGGGGCATATGGGGAGCCATGGATCACTTGGGCAACATTCATAGCCACAATGCTTGGATCTCTCTGCTTTTTTTCTTCGGGATCCCGGGATTTGTCGCCTATCTTTGGTGGAAAGGTCTCTTGTATCGAAGGCTGCTCCTCTTTTTTAAAGGAGGTTCTCGTCTGGCCATTTTACTGATCGCATCCCAGGCCTTTTTCGTTGTTCAAGGAATCGTTGATTTCACATGGATGACACCCCAAGGTGGAGCGTTGTTTTTTGGATTGTGCGGAATAACGGCCGGATTGACGGAGAATCAAGGGACGTCTGGAAAAGTGTCAAAAACGAGGGCACAAAAACGTTCTGGAAAAAAGATAAGAATCGGATGAAGTTATTTCATGGGATACTTCCACATGTTCAAGGCCTGCCTTTCATAATGAAAGGCAGGCCTTTGTTTAAAATTTTGTGTATGCGTTTAGCATTTCCGCAGATTCCAACTCGTTGAATAATTGAGCGGATATTGTCTTTTGATGCCGGGTCATTCGGTAATCACCCAGACGACCGCTGTAAACCAGTTTCAGGGATGTAGCAGTCATAAAATCTCCGGGAGTAACAAAAACGCAAGGTTTTGCAAATAAAGGGATCCCGCTATATTCGAAAATGGAAGCGACAAACTGGGAACAGAAGAAAGCGTCGTTTCGCTCGATGTTCACATGAAACATCACTCCCAACAATCCCAAAAGGTTGTAGCGATAATTTTCCTGGTTGAGTTCAAATTTGCGGATGTATTCCCTCACCCGCCAATAGGCCATGATATCGGAGCAATCCAACTCGTAAATGGCGCAGTTGGCATTGCGAAAAAGCATGTGATCGATATTTTCCCGCACAAACCCACCGATAATTGGATTGTTCATCTTCTTTCGGCCGAAACTGAACACTTCATTCAATTCTGGATCAAAAGCGATGGAAACATGGTTGTAGGGATCCTTGGTGTACATCTTGATCAATCGGTTTAAAACAGTACCTGTATCTGTCAATAAAATGTAGAGTTTATCATTGGTTTTCATGTTGACCTCTTTTTATTTAGCATTAGTGGAATTATTATATCAAAAACCATAGGATTGGTAAAGAAAAACACGCAGGAAGGTATTCTTAACAATTTCTGAAGGATCTGCTTCAATTCAAGGAAACCGGGTTTGCAGATCGCAAAAATCGGGTACCTAATGAAGAAGAAAGACTTGTGAGAGGAGCTGAACCATTGGAAAGAAAAATCAAGGAGATCATGGAGGGTCGAGACAGCACAGACGGAGCAGGTGTACACTTGCGCAGAGTGTTTTCTCACGGAGAAGTAGCGCATCTGGATCCCTTTTTGTTGTTGGATTCTTTTGACAGTACCGATCCCAAAGACTATATCAAAGGTTTTCCGTGGCATCCTCATCGGGGGATCGAAACGGTGACCTATCTTATCGAAGGCACCATTGACCATGGAGACAGCTTGGGCAATCAGGGTTCCATCGATGAAGGATGCTGTCAATGGATGAGTGCCGGAAACGGGATCATCCACCAGGAAATGCCGCAAGCAAGCAATAGGATGTTGGGCGTCCAGTTGTGGGTCAATTTACCGGCATCCCAAAAGATGTCAGAGCCTGCATACCGAGATGTACGAAAAGAAGATGTGAAATTGGCGAGAGACGACGCAACGGCCCAAGTCCGGGTCATTGCAGGATCCTATAATGGTGTTCGGGGACCTGTAGGTGATATTGCCGTAGCACCCTTGTTTCTGGATGTACTGGTGAAACCGGGAAAGACCTTCGATTTGGAAACACCTGCAGAACATACGGTGTTTGTTTTTTTGATCGATGGCAAGGGAGAATTCGACGGGCAGGTGTATCCGAAAAGAACCGGTTTTTTGTATGAGGATGGAGACATGATCACCATCGGGGCACCGGAAGAAGCGGCAAGAGTCTTGATCTTTGCCGGAAAAAAGCTAAAGGAACCCGTAGCCTGGGGAGGACCCATCGTCATGAATACCCAGGAGGAATTGCAGCAGGCATTTCGAGAGCTGGATGAGGGAACGTTTATACGACACAAGTAAAATATTCCAAACAAATATGCTGATGGGAGTGGATCATATGGATCAAGGGCCACTGGTATTGAAGGAAAAACCCATAGTGGGCATTAGTGCTTGCTGTATGGGCAGTCCAGTGCGATACAATGGAAAAGGATGGAATCTTCTGGAGAGCATTGGGAGAGAAAAAGGGGACTTTATCTGGGTCCCTGTATGTACGGAGGTGCTTTCCGGCATGGGGGTCCCGAGAGATCCCATCCACATTGCCGGAGACAGCGGTAAGGATGTTTGGGAAGGGGATGCCCGGGTCATCAGCAGA encodes the following:
- a CDS encoding STAS domain-containing protein, which codes for MLTINMLEETERWTVALNGEVDIYTVDMLKEKLEAVKDVEGKEIVFDLKKLDYIDSTGLGAIIGVKGKNPKASIRVINMKSNVARLFEITGLDKIFATE
- a CDS encoding SigB/SigF/SigG family RNA polymerase sigma factor, whose translation is MGKDVTTKNDEKKLLKKKYTEGLFERYIATKDVEIRNEIFKEFMYIPEILSKKYINKGVDYEDIFQVASLGLIYAIERYDPSKGYEFSSFATPTILGEIKKYFRDKEWIIKVPRRIQELSRKINMSKDHLQHKLMRPPTIRDIAEYLEVSEEEVIEAMEGSYAYSPTSLDVRISNSKDENDLSLFEVLGMEDQNISEVEDKDLIKNIFAEMDEYDRKIIIDRYYNNKSQSDIASELGVSQMTISRLEKKIIKKLRDRISY
- a CDS encoding protein arginine kinase is translated as MGSWKNEDKERDIVISSRVRLARNIKDMPFPVLLPENRARHLTKTIEECLNSNEGLATTFKKFDLSELKNNEKRVLVEKHLISRELGTHWGAAVFINDGEDLSIMVNEEDHIRIQCILDGFQLYNTYEQADKMDDVLEGCMEFSFHERFGYLTSCPTNAGTGMRASVMLHLPSMTLNNQIHSMMMTLSKFGLTIRGIHGEGTQALGDLYQISNQNTMGVTEHEIIDTLHDVAREIIKKERDLRYDILQNNRIYLEDKIYRAYGILSNARSINSEESMKLLSLVRLGADLELLDQKLSVINRLLLDIQPGILASTYGEAMNDMERDRVRAEHIRRELMEKTIEE
- a CDS encoding transposase, which gives rise to MARIPRKECKSRYYHILVEGRTDKDIFADPSDKEKMLEIMERVLEESNVSVYAYCIMDNHAHFIVQEGEGDISRFMKRINGSYAVYYNRKYGERGQVFYDRFKSENIRDMEHLMRVMRFIHNNPVNSGSVPKQRDYPWSSYRQYVLSIQRSSLLKKEHILVWFSRDQKVAMDKFVVFMQEKSNDIYLDLEESIEKTVQGMIRKYLTKNHLQLEELGYKENVLHRDRLIQLVREVGGFSIRKIADLLQLNRGTVYNVLSRSNKPGEERND
- a CDS encoding UvrB/UvrC motif-containing protein gives rise to the protein MIEVLCDNCKERQATIHITKIINGQKKEHHLCDQCTSLDKLGKEAFDYTGFISDVANDGKRNPSKEQPGERTCSRCGMTYEFFRKHGKFGCGECYDAFEPMIVPMIRRMHGKDRHIGKVIKNGDRMFQRKRELEVLQAKLDEAVEKEEYEMAAQYRDQIKALVSQTEEVED
- a CDS encoding ATP-binding protein; translated protein: MEMQKMEEQVKISLTLPGVPEYVSVARLTLSGVASRMGFNVDAIEDLKVAVSEACTNAMKHGCLVPKDQYHVDYIVSDKTLIIDVCDKGRGFMVSDIGEPDLGNPRENGLGLYIIRTLMDEVEVTSSNEKGTVVRMIKQLEE
- the fusA gene encoding elongation factor G; protein product: MKTYPTGSIRNVAILGHSGSGKTTLTEAMAFNAGIIDRMGKVEDGSTISDYDNEEIKRMISINATTVPMEYGGHKINVLDVPGYFDFFGEAVSTLRVSDAAVLVLDALSGIEVGTEKDWEMIENENIPAILVINKMDRENVRFEKIMNDLKEKFGNKVVPFELPFGEGLDFNGVINVVDMKGRERRGDRCFDMAVPDELQAELEPYREMIMESVAQTDEDLMEKYFAGEELTNAEIHAGLRKGVLEGELIPVLCSSGSKNIGVETLMSMIIEYFPSPADLLGEPFTRPNGGDSDVRKYDSAAPVALQVFKTIADPYVGRLSLFKVISGTLTTGMELLNTTKNKKEKINHIYLLRGKKQVEVENLQAGDIGALSKLSDTTTGDTLCDPKDPLEFRPLVFPKPVIAMGVEPKSKGDEDKIGNGFARLQEEDQTLHVERNSETKQTLISGLGEMHIEIMCEKLKSKFGIEVMLEEPKIPYRETIKKKATAEGKHKKQSGGRGQFGHVHIDFEPVGDPNVDFEFVDKVVGGAVPRNFIPAVEKGLQDCIKEGVLAKYPVVGLRATLFDGSFHAVDSDEMSFRMAANLAYKKGMKEANPVILEPIYKVEIVVPEDYMGDIMGDLNKKRGRILGMEPMEGGKQKILAEAPFAEMFKYATELRSMTQARGDFSMEFARYEELPGSLAEKVIAKAEEENNH